The following nucleotide sequence is from Aneurinibacillus soli.
AGTTGTATATGAAATCTGCCCATCCTTCGAAAATCCGCATGTACATCGTTTTTCCATCGCGGTGAATACACTCCAGTAGTACCCAGTCGTATTGATCTGATTTGTATAGACGAACCGGAACGCCGATGCCTGTTTTCTGCCAGTGGGCCAGACGTGTAGAAATGTACTTGTTTTGCTCGGATGTGAGTTCTGGGTGAGAGAATACTGTATGCTCAACATGGTTCTGATACTCCCGAATTAGCGTGTATTTCTCAAGCTCGAATTTTTCAGCGGCTCCGCTTCGTTTCTGATTGCCAGCTATATCCCACATGAAACAAAATGGATATGGTGTTTCGAGTGATGTATTTACACATTCCAGGATGATATGGCCGTCTTTGTCTTGGAACAGACGTAGCGGCTTGACGTTCGGTTTGCTCAAGCGTGCATCCAGTGCGACCTGTTGTGCATCGGTGAGTTGGGGCTCGGCAGGTTGTGAATCTGTACTGGGATCTCCTGTGCTTGACTCGCCGGAAAGAGACTGTGCGAACCCTAGGCGCTCCGGCGTTTGTTTGGCGATCCATGCCTTTTTAGGCTGGAACCAGCGGAATCCATGTGCTTTGAGCTGGGCGAGAACTTCCGGTGCTGGCTTGGATCCGAAACTAACTTCGATACCGTTCTTTTCTTCGTTGAGTGTGATAGTGACAGACTCGGATGGTTCACTGATTTGTGCGACTTCTTCAGTGATCATGGTAGTTTCTGCACTTGTCTGGGATTGCTTGCGCTCGGCTTTTTTCGCTTGCCATTTTGCCAGACGCTCGGCATACAATTCATCAGCAATGCGATTGTACTCTTCGCGGTAGCGGCGGAAGTATGAGTGATCTTGCTCGTACTGCTCAATTAGTTCCTGGTCCATACGCTCCATGATGGCCGCACGTACTTCATCCGTTTCACTGGCTTGGGCTGTGATGAACATGTTACCGCCGCTCAAAATTTCTCCAGTTGCATCGCAGTAGCGAACTTTCGCGAAAGAGTCTGTGATTGTGGAAACAGTG
It contains:
- a CDS encoding LPD29 domain-containing protein; this encodes MADVVEIAKQIRTVLKKEFPATKFSVRSERYSLGASIRVSWDGLPSTATVSTITDSFAKVRYCDATGEILSGGNMFITAQASETDEVRAAIMERMDQELIEQYEQDHSYFRRYREEYNRIADELYAERLAKWQAKKAERKQSQTSAETTMITEEVAQISEPSESVTITLNEEKNGIEVSFGSKPAPEVLAQLKAHGFRWFQPKKAWIAKQTPERLGFAQSLSGESSTGDPSTDSQPAEPQLTDAQQVALDARLSKPNVKPLRLFQDKDGHIILECVNTSLETPYPFCFMWDIAGNQKRSGAAEKFELEKYTLIREYQNHVEHTVFSHPELTSEQNKYISTRLAHWQKTGIGVPVRLYKSDQYDWVLLECIHRDGKTMYMRIFEGWADFIYNFTFINRDSFVPIHDFTTEQGMIPCTV